A section of the Deltaproteobacteria bacterium genome encodes:
- a CDS encoding AsmA family protein has translation MSRGRLGVVAAVAVVAAAGAVAGLAHLASRQQGRLLRAAGHALGRDLRAERLGLTFRGGLGVALEGVTISDDPAFDAAEPFLTARRLGMRLSLLPLLRRRLVVDRVVVDEPVVRLVRDRAGRLNVSTLGHPERDSESAADASRRHGRPAFQLAALRLRHGTLSYTDRATGRGVELTDVAVDAHEPRFGAPMPIAVRAQLAGADLRLEDIVSQGMLDLAGARPAYQGTVTAGRGMLGSLPLARVRATIHASPPDLALDSATIELLGGSATGNARLTASALEAHIAGRGIDLARVPARPGAPHPAGALELEAALAGPAPGTEGFRSALTGSGRFRVADGRVAGVGVGPAILEVLRPLMGNGAADRLRSRYPDLLGSEDLRFTQLSGTGRLSGGRVHSDDLVLAGASYDARGAGDLGLDGDADVSVRVVASPALTDDLLGRSRMRPVLVDDGGRLGIPLHVRGPLHHPRVTPEPAFAASVTRGLLGGTGLEEKAGSLVERLFGGKRRRER, from the coding sequence GTGAGCCGAGGCCGGCTCGGGGTGGTCGCGGCGGTGGCTGTCGTCGCCGCGGCGGGCGCGGTCGCCGGCCTGGCGCATCTGGCGAGCCGCCAGCAGGGCCGGCTGCTCCGAGCGGCGGGGCACGCGCTCGGGCGAGACCTCCGTGCCGAGCGCCTCGGCCTCACCTTCCGCGGCGGTCTCGGCGTCGCCCTCGAGGGCGTCACGATCAGCGACGACCCGGCGTTCGACGCGGCAGAGCCCTTCCTCACCGCGCGGCGGCTCGGCATGCGGCTCAGCCTCCTCCCGCTCCTCCGGCGGCGTCTCGTCGTCGATCGCGTCGTCGTCGACGAACCCGTCGTGCGTCTCGTGCGCGACCGCGCGGGACGCCTGAACGTCAGCACGCTCGGACACCCCGAGCGGGACTCGGAATCGGCAGCCGATGCGTCGCGCCGGCACGGGCGGCCCGCCTTCCAGCTCGCGGCCCTCCGCCTGCGACACGGCACCCTCAGCTACACCGACCGCGCCACCGGGCGCGGCGTCGAGCTGACCGATGTGGCGGTCGACGCGCACGAGCCCCGCTTCGGCGCGCCCATGCCGATCGCGGTGCGGGCGCAGCTCGCGGGCGCCGACCTCCGCCTCGAAGACATCGTGAGCCAGGGGATGCTCGACCTGGCCGGCGCGCGGCCGGCGTACCAGGGCACGGTGACGGCAGGACGCGGGATGCTGGGATCGCTGCCGCTGGCCCGCGTACGCGCGACGATCCACGCGAGCCCCCCGGACCTCGCGCTCGATTCGGCCACCATCGAGCTGCTCGGCGGCAGCGCGACCGGAAACGCCCGTCTGACCGCGTCGGCGCTCGAGGCGCACATCGCCGGGCGGGGGATCGACCTGGCGCGCGTGCCGGCGCGCCCCGGCGCGCCGCACCCCGCGGGCGCGCTGGAGCTGGAGGCCGCGCTCGCGGGTCCCGCGCCGGGGACCGAAGGGTTCCGGAGTGCGCTCACCGGCAGCGGCAGATTCCGCGTCGCCGACGGACGCGTCGCGGGCGTCGGCGTCGGCCCGGCGATCCTGGAGGTGCTGCGGCCGCTGATGGGGAACGGCGCCGCCGATCGACTCCGGAGCCGCTACCCGGACCTGCTCGGCAGCGAGGACCTCCGCTTCACGCAGCTCTCCGGGACCGGACGGCTCTCGGGCGGCCGCGTCCACTCGGACGACCTGGTCCTCGCCGGCGCCAGCTACGACGCGCGCGGCGCCGGGGACCTCGGGCTCGACGGAGACGCCGACGTCTCGGTCCGCGTCGTGGCCTCGCCCGCGCTCACCGACGACCTCCTCGGGCGCTCCCGCATGCGCCCGGTGCTGGTCGATGACGGCGGCCGCCTCGGCATCCCGCTCCACGTGCGGGGGCCGCTGCACCACCCCCGGGTCACCCCCGAACCGGCGTTCGCAGCGTCGGTCACGCGGGGGTTGCTCGGCGGGACGGGCCTCGAGGAGAAGGCGGGTTCGCTGGTCGAGCGGCTCTTCGGCGGCAAGCGACGGCGGGAGCGCTGA